From Quercus robur chromosome 8, dhQueRobu3.1, whole genome shotgun sequence:
tcaatttttctgaaccccttcttctcccaactttcctctatttatagccaaggttagtggggagatcatgattatattcaccgttagtgctattgaaggtccagtattatctggttaaagtggttgtttaggtgaaagggcggtgcagcatttatgatcttggaacttggctccattttcaccgattgtgttcggcaactcacgttcccgtgcatatcatgaccttcccgggtattgactcatgcgctctaccgggaaatattaaccggtcaaccccgggaacttaataaccaaaacttgtttttggccctaaggcagtttcaagaagggcataaggtaactggaactttctgctgggcctgcgcccaaggccggtatgggcttgggcccggggcctagatgggtctgggcccaaggccagtatgggctttgggagcttgGTGCCGTACAtgtcccatgaatagtagtaaaaaaaagctgaatagtaggaaaaataagttgaataatgAAAAAAGCTGACTTATTAAACTAATGTCAAACGCAACcttaatataagttttttttgtaCAAGTTATTCATGTGTCTAGTAATATTTTCCTATTATGAAAATCAAGACTTTAAGAAGTGCATTGTCATTGTTTACAAATTAAAAGCATAGTTAAATTAGCAACACAAGACATATTTGGGATTGCCATCCTTGGTGGGTAACCTAAATGCAATACTTTTCAAAATCTGAAAAAGAGGTTGGATAATAAATTAGCAagatggaaggaaaaaaaaaaaaaaaaactttcacaaGCTCAAAAAGAGATTCTTATTAAGGCAGTTGCACAAGCAATATTGACATATACTATGAGTGTGTTTAAATTACCAAACACTTTATGCAATGAGATGACAAATATGGTtcgaaaattttggtgggggcaaactaataaaaaaactaagatgGCATGGCTTAGTTGGGACAAAGTTTGTACTCCAAATGAGGAGGATGACTTAGGCTTTCGAGATCTTAAAGCTTTTAATCTGGCACTTTTAGCCAAACAAGGGTGGAGGCTTCAAACAAATACATCATCTCTAGTCTATAGAGTTTTAAAGGCGAGGTATTTTCTAGATAGTGACTTTCTTGGGGCTGAATTGGGCTTTTGACCATCTTTTGCATGGCGAAGCATTATTGTGACACAGAATATTGTCAGAAAAGGGAGTAAATGGCAGGCGggtgatgaaaaattaattggtaTTTGGATTGATAAATGGCTTAATGATCCGTCTTATTTACAAGTGTTGTCCCAGCCAAGCACCATCCTCGCTCAATCTACGATGAGTGTACTCATTGATCCCCAAACAAGTGCTTGGTGTGAAGAACTAGTGCGTTGAGTTTTTATTCCAGCAAATGTCCATTCAATCCTCAGCATTCCTTTGAATAGTTGTCTTCCACATGACAAGCTAGTGTGGGCTTATACTCCAAAGGGATGGTTTATAGTTTGAAGTGCTTACAAGCTTGTAGTGATTGAATTTCTAGCGGAGAGTACAGCGGGATCCTCAAATGCTGATACACACAAAACATTTTGGAGAAGACTGTGGGGCTTAAGTCTACCAAATGAAATTAAGTCTTTTGCCTAGAGAGTTTGTCGTAATATCCTCCCCACAAAAATGAATCTGCGTCAGCGACAGGTGTGAAGCTTGAGGTCTGGGGGAAGAATCTAGTGGCCATGCGTTTTGGGAGTGTGGGAAAGCACAGGAAGTGTGGAGTTTATATtagaaaacagagaaagaagaatCTGAAATTGATAAATTTCTGTATATATTGAATTGAATGAAATAATTGTTACAGTGATCTATTTATATACACGGGTAAAGAgaactaactaactaattacTCTCCTCCAAAACTAACTAATAGAACTAACAGCTAACAGCCCTATCACGTGCTGATTACATGCCAAGTATTAAAACTATATACAACAATACAAAGCTACATGTCGTATAGAACAAAACAAACCTACAAACTCTGCTCATTGTCGTTTATCCTTTCTATTCTTCTTTGTAGCAACTTGACACTTTGCAACTGATCTTGATTTGCTTTCTttacactccccctcaagaggaAGTGGGGAATGCACATTCAACACATTCATCTTGGATAACAGATTGTGAAACTGATGTGCACTAAGTGCCTTTGTTAGCATATCAGCAAGCTGTGATTGAGTCCTAATGTGCAGCAACCTTATTACACCTTGAACCATTTTGTCCCTCACAACATGGCAGTCaatctctatgtgttttgtGTGCTCGTGGAACACTGGATTGGCTGCAATGTGGAGAGCAGATTGACTATCACTGAATAGTAAAGCAGCCTTAGAGTGATCAACTTGTATATCTCTTAGTAAACTAAGAATCCACACAATCTCACACACTGCTACTGCCATAGAATGATACTCAGCCTCTGCAGATGACCTGCTTACTGTGTTCTGTTTCTTAGACTTCCAAGAAACTAATGAATCTCCCAAGAACATGCAGTAACCAGTCACTGACCTTCTCGTATCAGGACAAGCAGCCCAATCTGAATCAGCAAAGCCTTTAAGATGCAATTCAGATGCACTTGAGAGGAATAACCCTTGTCCTGGACTACTTTTGAGGTATTGCAACACCCTATTTGCTGCAGCCTGATGTGGTTTCCTAGGCTTTGACATAAATTGACTCAATTTATTGACAGCAAAGGTTATATCAGGTCTTGTGATTGTAAGATACAAGAGCCTGCCCACCAATCTTCTATAAGAGCTTGGATTTGTCAACAATTCACCTTGGTACTTACTTAACTTCAAATTGTGTTCCATGGGGGTTTTGGCTGGTTTACAACCCAGCAAACCTGCATCATTTATCAATTCCAAAGTATATTTTCTTTGACACAAATGGATGCCTTTCTGTGATCTAGCTATCTCAAGCCCAAGGAAAAACTTCAAATCTCCAAGGTCTTTTAGTTTAAACTGCTGATCTAGAAGAATCTTCAGTTCTGCCACAGACTTAGGATTATCACTTGCAATCAAAATGTCATCTACATACACCAATAAAGCAATGAAAGACCCTGGTGTTTTCTTGGTGAACAAAGAATAATCTGCCTTAGATTGTCTGAACCCCAACCTTAacaaagcagcagaaaactTTGCAAACCATTGTCGTGAAGCTTGCTTAAGGCCATAGAGAGACTTTTGTAATTTGCAAACTACCTCCCCCTTGCTGTGGAAGCCAGGTGGTAAAGTCATAAACACTTCCTCATGCAAGTCACCATGCAAGAAAGCATTATTGACATCAAGTTGGGAAAGAGACCACCCTTTCACAGCAGCAACAGCCAACAAACATTTCACAGAAACAAGCTTTGCAACAGGAGAAAAAGTTTCTATATAATCAAGTCCCTCCTTTTGAGTATAACCCTTGGCAACCAACCTAGCCTTGAACCTCTCCACAGTACCATCAGCTTTATACTTCACCTTATACACCCATTTACAGCCTATGGCCCTTTTACCAGGGGGCAAAGGCTGAAGGGACCAAGTATTATTAGCCTCTAAGGCCTTAATCTCACTAGCCATAGCCTCCCTCCATTGAGGATCAAGAACAGCCTGATCATAATGATTTGGTTCAACTATAGAAGAAATGGCATTGCAAAAATGTCTATGGTTGGAAGAAAGGTTATCATAGgacaaaaaggaagaaagaggaTAGGGGGTacctgaggaagaagatgaagtagGTGGAGCTACAGCAGATACCTGATTGCAGTGATAAGCCTGTAAATAAGATGGTTTAGAAGAAGTCCTAGTGGATTTCCTAATAGGAATGGACTCAACAACTGGCTCAGCATTAGATATAGCAGCAGGCATAGGTGCTGGCTCAACAATAGGCTCAGGAATAGACTCAATAGGGGGCTCAACAGACACAGGAGCTGAAGGAACATCAGAAGCTGAAGCTGATGTAGGCATGACAGGAGAAGAAGGATGACCAGAACCAAGAAAAGAACAAGGCTCAAAAAGGAAAGGGTTAGTGGTAGGAAGAGACTGAAATGGAacagaaggagaagaagatttagaaaagaaaggaaaagtaaACTCATGAAAAATGACATCTCTAGAGATGAAAATGCTTCTAGACTTTAAATCTAGAAGTTTATACCCTTTGATGTTATAAGGGTAACCAAGAAAAACACATTCTCTAGCTCTAGGATCAAATTTGGGTCTATGGGCAGCAATGGTTGAAGCAAAACACAGACAACCAAAAGACCTAAGAGAAGAGTAAGATGGAGGTTTGTGATAGAGAAGCTCAAAAGGGGTTTTATTATGTAAAACAGAAGATGGAAGCCTATTGATTAAGAAAACTGCAGTTAAAATGCATTCGCCCCAATATGATATAGGCAAATTAGACTGAATCTTTAAGGCTCTAGCAATTGAAAGTATATGTTGATGCTTTCTCTCCACAAcagaattttgttgtggagtataAGCACAACTCTTTTGATGCAAAATGCCATGAGCAGAAAAGAAATCATGCATATTAAATTCAGGGGCATTGTCTGATCTTATGATCTTGATACAAGCATTAAACTGAGTCTTAACCATTGCATGAAAAGAAATAAGGATTGGTCTGACATCGGATTTAGATTTCAGAAGAAATACCCAAGTAGAACGAGTGGCATCATCAACAATGGTTAAAAAATATCTATAACCATCATGAGTAGCAACAGAATAGGGACCCCATACATCAATATGAATAAGATCAAAAGGAAACTTGGAAATTTCATTATGAGTAGGAAATGGCAATCTTTTCTGTTTAGCCAAGGGACAAACAGTACAAATGTCATCACAAGAGTGTGAAAAAGAATGTAAAGCATCTTTAATGGGTAACAGTTTATTAAAAGAGGGATGGCCTAACCTAAAATGCCACAACTTTGACATATCAACAACAGAATTAACAATAGGAATAGATTTGATATAAGACAAAGACTGAGACAATGAAGGGTGCTTTGACGAAGAAGAACTCAGCTTTCTCTGCAACAAGTACAGGCCATGATGCATCTCACCCACTCCAATCGTCTTCCAGCAGGTAAGGTCCTGAATGAAACAGAAATGAGGTAGAAAAACAAGACAAAAGGGAAGTTGCTTTGTGAGTTGACTGACAGACAAAAGGTTAAAAGTAAAACTAGGAACACAAAGAACATTGTGAAGAGTAAAATGGGCAGAAAGTTGTACTGTACCAACATGTGTGACAATAGCAGACTCATTATTTGGCAAGTTAACAACACATTGAGAGATAGAAGTAAATGTGGTCAACATGGAAACTGAACAAACTATATGATCAGAGGCCCCAGTGTCAATGACCCAAACATGATTCTCAAAAGCTGTCCTATTTATAACTTTTGCAGAAAAAATTGAATGTCTAGAATCAAACACATCATGAGGCAAAATGTCAATACCTGACAGAGGTGTGGTGGCATGAGAAGCAAAGGAAACACTATTAGCCATAGCAAGAGAATTCGGAGAATCTTGAGATGAAGCTCCAATCATAGCAAGGATTTTCTGATATTGATCTCAAGTGAAAGGAAATTGAGTCTGTGGTTGTGCATGAAGAAAAGAATCTTGAGAATCAATGTGAGCAGACACTTGATTAACCAAGGAAGCTTTGCCTTTGGTTTTGTAACCAGGAGGATAGCCGTGGAGTTTGTAACATTTCTCCACAGTATGACCTTGCAAACCACAATGACTACAGGTAGGCCTTTCCTTACCTTTACCCTTGTAGTTCTTGGGACCAAAACTAGTACCCTTAGCTGCAAGAGCAGTAGACTCAACAAAAGGACCACCATTGTTGCCCTGCCCAACTGATCTTTGCTTCTCATCTTGAATCAATAAAGAGAACACTTTCTCAACAGATGGAATAGGGTCCATCAACAAAATTTGCCCTCGAACGTGAGAGAAAGAATCATTGAGACCCATCAAAAATTGCATAACAGCTTCTCTGTGATGAATCTTAGAAATCTTTTCATTCACATTACACACACATTTCTCACAAGAACAGGTAGGAATTGGTTCATAATTCTGTAATTCATCCCACAAAATTGAAAGATTGGTGAAATACTCAGTCACAGAGAGCTCACCTTGAGAAAAACTTGCTAAATCCTTCTGCAATTGATAGACCCTAGGTCCATTACCCTGGGAAAACAAGTTCTGAAGCTTATTCCAAACTTCCTTAGCAGTTTTACGATACACCATGCTTGTGGCAATCCTGGGAGAAACACAATTGATGATCCAAGAAACCACAATATCATTGCATCGTGCCCAGCTTTGAACCAAGATGGGGACTTTCTCCATAGCTGAAGTCAAAGAAACTGATCCATCAATCAACCAGAATTTGCTCTTGATCCTGAGAGCTCTCTCCATAGATCGTGCCCATGTAGGATAGTTCTCACCCCCAATCAATGGTTGTGAAACCAATACCAAACCAGGATTCTCGGCATGGTGAAGAAAGAAAGGATGCGATTCATCAATGGAGATGCTTGTAGAACCAGAGGAAGCCATTGATAAAGCTTCAAGACTCtgatgaagaaaccctaacttttgaagaaaaaaaaattgagacgAAGAAATTAGGCGGAAGCAAGAAAAGGCTCAGAATTGAAGAAAACACGAAAACgtctcaaaaacaaaacaatctctcaagaaaatttctttgaatCAAAGAGAAAAGGGGAAATTTTTCTCTagaaaattttctgattttgagagaaaagaaaagaggaagctAGGAAATCAGTGAAACTGTGCTagctgctctgataccatattagaTAACAGAGAAAGAAGAATCTGAAATTGATAAATTTCTGTATATATTGAATTGAATGAAATAATTGTTACAGTGATCTATTTATATACACGGGTAAAGAgaactaactaactaattacTCTCCTCCAAAACTAACTAATAGAACTAACAGCTAACAGCCCTATCACGTGCTGATTACATGCCAAGTATTAAAACTATATACAACAATACAAAGCTACATGTCGTATAGAACAAAACAAACCTACAAACTCTGCTCATTGTCATTTATCCTTTCTATTCTTCTTTGTAGCAACTTGACACTTTGCAACTGATCTTGATTTGCTTTCTTTACAGTTTATTCGGTATTATGTTTGATACACAAGGAATCCATTGTCAAGAATTTGTGGACTTGGTATGGTATTTGATTTTCATCCAACACACTGGAGATGACACTTTGGAGATGATTTTTATGGTAGCTTGGTGCATGTGGTTTAATAGGAATGCGGTTTGACATGGGAGTGTTTGTCAATCGACAATAGTGGTGGTGCCAAAAGCTCGGACTTTGCTTGCTAAATTTCAGGGAGCAAACCATGTTATTGCTTCACCAAGGATGGAGATGAATGATTTATGGACATTACCAATGGCCCCAAATTACAAGGTGAACGTGGATGTTGCAGTTTTTAGTCATATTCGAGGGTTTGGGGTCGGGGTGGTGATCTGTGATCATGAAGGAAGAGTTGCAGTAGCAATGAGTAAGAAACTTCTTCAACCTTTGGGTCTGCTGGAGATTGAGGTGAAAGCTATGGAAATTGGAGTGTTTTTTGCGTGGAATGCTAGTATAAGGGATGTGGTAGTTGAAAGTGATTCCAAGATTGTAGCTGACACTCTACTGGGATTATGTACTCCTCTTATGGTTGTCTCAAATGTTTTGAATGGTATTGCATACAAACTTTAGGATTTTAGATCAATTCAAGTGTCTTATGTGAAGCATCATGGCAATAAACCTACACATCTTCTGGCAAAGTTTGCCAAAGAAATAGATAATATTGATAATTATGTAACATGGATAGAGGAAAATCCATCGCTGATTGAGTCAGTTATTGTTCATAatgtattgaatttattttcttcttaataaagttacaagtttctcattaaaaaaaaaaaagcatagtaaaaaattataatacatGCCATCAACATGTCAATtgacccataaaaaaaaaaaaaaaaaaaaaaagagtcaattgaaaaaagaaatttgaaatactCTTCCAGAGACTCTTAGCAGGAAAATGATGCCACGATGGCAATCCAATTGATGCCATCATTAATTTTGCCAATTAAACGCACACAGATTAATAATATGTGATGGTTGAGATCCACTGCACAGGGTCTAGCCTCCAACCGCCACAGAAATGTTGTGTGGTTGTAAAGAGTTAAGATGCTAGTGTAATGCCTGACTTGGCTTGTTAATGTTCAAACACTCAGAAGAAAGGTCTTTGGCTCTTACGTATGAATTTGTTTTGAGGCTAGACAACATATAGATTATCAACTTTTTGTTCTAGATTTACAATTAATATTCTGATTTGGATTTATAGCTAAAGGTTGGCTCCCTAAAATTCGTCCAAGAACTGAGTCGATTTGGTTTGGTCAAATCAATTATCTTCCAACAAttttcagaaaaagaaaaagaaaaagaaaagaaaacccaacaaTTAGCTGTTTCTTAACAATAAGTCGTAAACATGGTTGGTCTAATTTTTATAGCATTTTATTTCCTCTTTGAATATAGGTGTCCTTTTCGACAGGTTGAGTGTTATAAACGCAGGCTTAATTACTTCGCAGCTCAATTGGAGAAACAGGTTTTGTGTGAGTTTTACTTGATGTCCTCAACCAAAAGTTCGATTTTAAAGATGAATCAAGCAGTAGGAAAATACTTGTTGCACCACACATTTATGCATGGAAATTGTCCTGAAATCAGGACTTGAAGTTATGATTTTACTTGGAAATCGTGACTTGATGTTATGTTTTTAGTGCAATTTTTATGTGTGTAataaacaatgtttttttttttaatctaaaaaaaaaaaattactttaattgTTACCGTGAAACATCCGAAGAGACCCACTGAAAGAAATCTgcacttttttactttttttttttttttttggggggaacTTTTTGGACCAATTAGGTTAGATATAGTTGTCTTGTCTATGCTTTCCAGTACAAATGGTCTTcgtaactttattattattattacaagaAACTCTATTACTCTACAACTCACCATTGGTTGAACccttaaaaaatagtttttaatgatcagaataaaaatataagatgtAGTACAAACTTTATAGATGCCAGAATATAATAacgaaatttaaaatttaaattgataaaagGTACTAACTTTCTAACGATCACATCTTATATGGGTAGAACGTTAACGTTGAATAGTCGTTTACTTTCATATTCATAGTTCTTCACTTCCTTGATAATTCGGTAGTTAAGAGGGAAAGAATTTGAACCATCAATATTAACCACCTGAACTACAAGACTCTtaatattcattatttatttcttcttcatGTTGTACTCACTATCTTTGTTAGAGGAAATTTAACACACACAACTAAATATTGATTAGATCATTTTCAAGGTTCAGTGTAGTACCCATTTTTATTCAGTGAgcgtttggattcagcgtttcCGATGAATCCCACGTCTCacgttttcctttctttttttattttttgctttcacGTGTTTAAGGGAGcaaaatttactgttcatgagacaaattttactgttcaCATACTGTTCCGTCATTGTTCACACACTGTTCATCATTGTAGCAGCACtgtttatacattaaaaaatattaaaaatgggtcccacggtactatttacatatttaaaaattattttgctacaatgttttcagttttcagttttcagtttcagtaacaataagttcaatccaaacagatccTCATATTACTTTTTATGGTATTACGGTTAGGTTGATCAATGGTTGGTTTACTAATCTTCATTCATATCCCACAAACTTGCATTATGGTTTTTTCTTAACTACAAGGTTCTCTTTGTCTCATGTGTATCTTGATTTCAATTGGGGTAGATTAAACACCCAAATTGGCTATAATGTTCCATACTCTTACTAAGAGTTTAATTGGTGGAAAGGGAATGAATACATGGTTATATGGAAGGATATTTTGTGATCTATAGACCAACAATCATTAAGATTTTAAGGTGTGATTAGTCATTTATTTATGGTTAATTCTATTACCAAACATAACTTAAAGGGAGGTCTTGAGCACTCCTAACCTAAGAACAAATCATAATCATGTCTCAAACTAGAAGTACAAGTTTAGAATTTTAGTTACATGTGGGGAAGGCAATAAGCACACCCACAAAACTAGTCTTACGACATTACAACATTTTAACTGACTCTTGGGGTTTTATCTAGTGTAAATTAAAATGTTGGCTTTTAGCTTTTAGGGTGAAATGATTGATTGTGAAATATTAGAAACAAGAATGATGCAAATGGCGGCATCAATGGTTTTAGTGTGATGTGTGTTTGAAACCTTGGGAGGACGAATTTGGgaaatcattttagaaaaagggaatatcattgtgttatcattagggaaaattttgttttatcatttttattttgggttagtttctcaaaaaaaaaaaaaaaaaaattttttttgggttaatttcgTCACATTTAAATATTTAACCTTAATCTATGGCCCATTAACTAATATCTAAATTAATGGTCACGGTAATAAttcaatataatttttgaatAGTTAAATAGAATTATATAAATTCAACTGTTGTTATAGTTTTAGTCTTTATGATACTCAGATGAGCAGGATATTTTACTCCTTTTCTCTTTGATAAAAGATTTCATTCTTTTAATTGAGTTCAAGAAATCTCCTCTAACTCATTAGATGTAGAATCTCTTCTAACTCACGAGATAATGATCATATGATCATCGACGTGTTAAATCACCTACATCATTTAAACAAGTTACCTatgattattaaatatatattgtgcGAACAGAGTACATATAATACTCATTTCAGCTACCACTAAAAAGATTTGATGAGAAATGTGCAGAAGAGAACCCAAAGAATAAGGTCCAAACTAATTGATAAAACCTGAAAAACCCCGAAGTCCAAGTCCAAGTCCAAGTCCAAGTCCAAGCCATGTGGGCTCTCTCCCAAACCATACCGCCTCTTTCCCACCACACCATCTCACCCAAGCTTCTTCCTCTCCCTCTCACCATCTCAGCCAACTCTCACCCACGGCGCCACCAATCAAAACCACCAAGAAACGACGCCGTCCCCACCAAAGACATCAAAGGCCTAGGCCACACCATCCTCGAAGTCACAGCAGTTAATTCCACTACCCCCAATCGCATCcccaaacaacaaaaacaagaagacgAGGGAAGGCAGATTAGTGGGTCAGATGTGCTTCGGGCTCTTCAGAGAGCCGCTGCTCAGAAAAACGAGTTCAGTAAAAGTAAGAAAATGAAGAgtaagaagatgaagaagaatgCTATGGGGTTATCATCCTCTGTGGAAGAGGATAGTCTGGATTATAGTAAAGTGAGGCCCTTGTGCATTAAGAGTGAGTGGGGTGTGAGGTTGATTGAGTTGGAGAAGCGCCTTCAGGAGCTTTCTGATACCCATTCATAAT
This genomic window contains:
- the LOC126696416 gene encoding uncharacterized protein LOC126696416, producing the protein MASSGSTSISIDESHPFFLHHAENPGLVLVSQPLIGGENYPTWARSMERALRIKSKFWLIDGSVSLTSAMEKVPILVQSWARCNDIVVSWIINCVSPRIATSMVYRKTAKEVWNKLQNLFSQGNGPRVYQLQKDLASFSQGELSVTEYFTNLSILWDELQNYEPIPTCSCEKCVCNVNEKISKIHHREAVMQFLMGLNDSFSHVRGQILLMDPIPSVEKVFSLLIQDEKQRSVGQGNNGGPFVESTALAAKGTSFGPKNYKGKGKERPTCSHCGLQGHTVEKCYKLHGYPPGYKTKGKASLVNQVSAHIDSQDSFLHAQPQTQFPFT
- the LOC126696833 gene encoding uncharacterized protein LOC126696833, translating into MWALSQTIPPLSHHTISPKLLPLPLTISANSHPRRHQSKPPRNDAVPTKDIKGLGHTILEVTAVNSTTPNRIPKQQKQEDEGRQISGSDVLRALQRAAAQKNEFSKSKKMKSKKMKKNAMGLSSSVEEDSLDYSKVRPLCIKSEWGVRLIELEKRLQELSDTHS